A portion of the Suricata suricatta isolate VVHF042 chromosome 11, meerkat_22Aug2017_6uvM2_HiC, whole genome shotgun sequence genome contains these proteins:
- the LOC115272232 gene encoding tripartite motif-containing protein 64-like isoform X2, which yields MDLDTLKALQDELICSVCMNYYIDPVTIDCGHSFCRPCLYLCWEEAQTLTSCPECRGISEKSDFKTSIALKRLASLARQARAYHVNSSEEQICVIHKEEKGLFCESNKSLICGPCSGSPEHVAHDHSLVQWAAEEYREKLLKRMGSLWNMAQEMQYDLSQETNKLQSFEEYVLLRKVMIKAQYQKMHLFLWEEEQLHLERLEKEAEEIFQQLKESEFRMTQQKESLKEMYRELMEMCHKPDLELLQNLGNVLQRTELVQIQKPQPMIPELTTHSITGILDILNNFRVDNVLRQESTCCYMSFPEDTGSVMLGVTHPGMSREPERVASFARWGPQVFTSGKHYWEVDVTCSPNWILGVCKDSLTSDIDISGPEAAFLLFSLKINNQYTLSTNCPPLIQYVKRPSGQVGVFLDYDNGTEIPVMKLSQVKQQDNTGF from the exons ATGGATTTGGACACCTTGAAAGCCTTGCAGGATGAACTCATCTGCTCCGTTTGTATGAACTACTACATAGACCCTGTCACCATTGACTGTGGGCACAGCTTTTGCCGTCCCTGTTTGTACCTCTGCTGGGAGGAAGCCCAGACTTTAACGTCCTGTCCTGAGTGCAGGGGAATTTCAGAGAAGTCGGACTTCAAAACCAGTATTGCACTCAAGAGGCTGGCATCCCTTGCCAGACAGGCCAGAGCTTACCACGTCAACAGCTCTGAGGAGCAGATCTGTGTGatacacaaagaagaaaaggggcTCTTCTGTGAGTCCAACAAAAGCCTGATCTGTGGGCCTTGCTCTGGATCACCGGAGCATGTGGCTCATGACCACAGTCTGGTACAGTGGGCTGCTGAGGAATACAGA GAAAAACTTCTGAAGAGGATGGGCTCTTTATGGAACATGGCTCAAGAAATGCAATATGATCTGAGTCAGGAAACTAACAAACTCCAGTCATTTGAG GAATATGTGCTCTTAAGGAAAGTGATGATCAAAGCACAGTATCAGAAGATGCATCTATTTCTCTGGGAGGAGGAGCAACTCCACCTGGAGAGActggagaaagaggcagaggagatTTTCCAACAACTCAAGGAAAGTGAATTCAGAATGACCCAACAGAAAGAAAGCCTGAAAGAAATGTACAGAGAGCTGATGGAGATGTGCCACAAGCCTGACCTGGAGCTCCTCCAG AACTTGGGAAATGTACTGCAAAG GACTGAATTGGTACAGATACAGAAGCCTCAGCCCATGATTCCAGAGCTCACTACTCACAGCATCACAGGAATCCTAGATATACTGAACAACTTCAGAG TGGATAATGTGCTGAGGCAAGAATCCACCTGTTGCTACATGAGCTTTCCTGAGGATACCGGAAGTGTGATGCTTGGGGTCACGCATCCTGGCATGTCCAGGGAGCCTGAGAGAGTGGCGAGCTTTGCAAGGTGGGGACCTCAGGTCTTCACCTCCGGTAAACATTACTGGGAGGTGGATGTCACGTGCTCCCCAAATTGGATTCTGGGAGTCTGTAAAGACTCCTTGACCAGTGATATTGATATTAGTGGTCCTGAGGCAGcatttctgctgttttctttgaAGATAAACAATCAGTATACTCTCTCCACCAACTGCCCACCTTTAATTCAGTATGTGAAAAGGCCATCGGGTCAGGTTGGAGTATTTCTGGATTACGACAATGGAACT GAAATTCCTGTCATGAAACTTTCTCAGGTAAAGCAACAGGACAATACGGGTTTTTGA
- the LOC115272232 gene encoding tripartite motif-containing protein 64-like isoform X1 codes for MYRNMDLDTLKALQDELICSVCMNYYIDPVTIDCGHSFCRPCLYLCWEEAQTLTSCPECRGISEKSDFKTSIALKRLASLARQARAYHVNSSEEQICVIHKEEKGLFCESNKSLICGPCSGSPEHVAHDHSLVQWAAEEYREKLLKRMGSLWNMAQEMQYDLSQETNKLQSFEEYVLLRKVMIKAQYQKMHLFLWEEEQLHLERLEKEAEEIFQQLKESEFRMTQQKESLKEMYRELMEMCHKPDLELLQNLGNVLQRTELVQIQKPQPMIPELTTHSITGILDILNNFRVDNVLRQESTCCYMSFPEDTGSVMLGVTHPGMSREPERVASFARWGPQVFTSGKHYWEVDVTCSPNWILGVCKDSLTSDIDISGPEAAFLLFSLKINNQYTLSTNCPPLIQYVKRPSGQVGVFLDYDNGTVSFYDVCKSSLIYSFLPSSFSFPLKPFLCFGSL; via the exons gtacagAAATATGGATTTGGACACCTTGAAAGCCTTGCAGGATGAACTCATCTGCTCCGTTTGTATGAACTACTACATAGACCCTGTCACCATTGACTGTGGGCACAGCTTTTGCCGTCCCTGTTTGTACCTCTGCTGGGAGGAAGCCCAGACTTTAACGTCCTGTCCTGAGTGCAGGGGAATTTCAGAGAAGTCGGACTTCAAAACCAGTATTGCACTCAAGAGGCTGGCATCCCTTGCCAGACAGGCCAGAGCTTACCACGTCAACAGCTCTGAGGAGCAGATCTGTGTGatacacaaagaagaaaaggggcTCTTCTGTGAGTCCAACAAAAGCCTGATCTGTGGGCCTTGCTCTGGATCACCGGAGCATGTGGCTCATGACCACAGTCTGGTACAGTGGGCTGCTGAGGAATACAGA GAAAAACTTCTGAAGAGGATGGGCTCTTTATGGAACATGGCTCAAGAAATGCAATATGATCTGAGTCAGGAAACTAACAAACTCCAGTCATTTGAG GAATATGTGCTCTTAAGGAAAGTGATGATCAAAGCACAGTATCAGAAGATGCATCTATTTCTCTGGGAGGAGGAGCAACTCCACCTGGAGAGActggagaaagaggcagaggagatTTTCCAACAACTCAAGGAAAGTGAATTCAGAATGACCCAACAGAAAGAAAGCCTGAAAGAAATGTACAGAGAGCTGATGGAGATGTGCCACAAGCCTGACCTGGAGCTCCTCCAG AACTTGGGAAATGTACTGCAAAG GACTGAATTGGTACAGATACAGAAGCCTCAGCCCATGATTCCAGAGCTCACTACTCACAGCATCACAGGAATCCTAGATATACTGAACAACTTCAGAG TGGATAATGTGCTGAGGCAAGAATCCACCTGTTGCTACATGAGCTTTCCTGAGGATACCGGAAGTGTGATGCTTGGGGTCACGCATCCTGGCATGTCCAGGGAGCCTGAGAGAGTGGCGAGCTTTGCAAGGTGGGGACCTCAGGTCTTCACCTCCGGTAAACATTACTGGGAGGTGGATGTCACGTGCTCCCCAAATTGGATTCTGGGAGTCTGTAAAGACTCCTTGACCAGTGATATTGATATTAGTGGTCCTGAGGCAGcatttctgctgttttctttgaAGATAAACAATCAGTATACTCTCTCCACCAACTGCCCACCTTTAATTCAGTATGTGAAAAGGCCATCGGGTCAGGTTGGAGTATTTCTGGATTACGACAATGGAACTGTGAGTTTCTACGATGTTTGCAAAAGTTCCCTCATAtacagtttccttccttcctccttctctttccctctgaagCCTTTCCTTTGCTTTGGTTCCCTCTGA